A stretch of Mya arenaria isolate MELC-2E11 chromosome 14, ASM2691426v1 DNA encodes these proteins:
- the LOC128217895 gene encoding uncharacterized protein LOC128217895 isoform X9 gives MGSDLYFFEQCEMRKVPRRYRKLPEELPEKLRFAHLNPKVQALLASKERGAKVDNEDPFGDGLGKKSLLPDINAAFTNVRNQFDSVLSNDEDSQRYLFEESKISASSILHQLSQIIYRYEDLYKHIPKSLEYHLMSGYNEFTSDVVVVPREWQTQEMKDQYNAKLQQETLQSEEDVSDTEAPTGRTKSRMGTDRSSSDLKSNLRRSKALMGSIETVNELDLKMESRQGKRSDSRMSATSVMRQHLGVDTMSRVGSRRKGSSAHSIKSSTVLGGPLSNYAMQTINFQLSNSAFEDKGWIMLKGRQEEVDQNQILEYCVQRLQESLKSITEQTTKEVEQGHDKPVVLRYYGDAKKETLLKYRKSPSKSGQSIVHRGGKPKIPTIVDERNEGKKLMHAQHIDGSAVLYYPSGRPALIHSAAGFGRPGFYTIVYEDGLDSRMIACFTPSGRGVCYHENGVVSFLATEKGGHLAEENGKLIRKWTWPKANVKITEPLSLQVNGQVCFRCVGQSQMTVSFSCQRETARFNVGHNPDIEARAIEEGDQLLTGLTFSSKAARDLMRIFAPNKKRKKTRKHTSKSQSSEIQKLLQDFPDKVSYELEADKDLAKLQRKARILVDDWMEHYRLAVGLIPAELLTVRDSPQRYSIQGRNTKSARMSDQGLLIRRAILGVDSTDWEETPRKKMRIPSAPLAGLGGEIDEDLAARIASQQQQQQPESSEEKDAGSGDGTVTPSAMVIINRMAETASRRSARSRATSARTMSPTRQQTTLTNVGGDCVPSATPQGGRSHCPLVIRQQKLGYDSPSCRCSRHYIPNIMDIELDDFVEKDCPEEQLIVIMVVSSLKGIKGQHGEQVDYSFYMDQKGHPYRKVFPGITKAEEMVNEIYQNQNRNRTRPCVQSRSDMFRVFKYDINSAAEMSNHTQPILLTRHNVVPGMFLIYSEGKLLFCDHIFNGYGNTRKDFKKQIMKSRHDAIQGFSLPKDFRFSPSKGRHGLRSGWGGEIGGAGVDEFSSRGTIVDETLQPIHRPTSDSSERSKELHLDAVNEKVDLGPFHREIQVRLRPLMYRSTSKSRLNPRPFLPHIGSSQTAGSTVH, from the exons ATGGGGTCTGACTTGTACTTCTTTGAGCAGTGTGAGATGCGGAAGGTTCCACGTCGATACAGGAAGTTACCGGAGGAGCTGCCAGAAAAGCTGAGATTTGCTCACCTTAATCCCAAAGTACAAGCATTGTTGGCAAGCAAAGAACGTGGTGCAAAAGTTGATAATGAAGATCCATTCGGCGATGGATTGGGAAAGAAGAGTCTTTTACCTGACATAAATGCAGCATTCACTAATGTCAGAAACCAGTTTGATAGTGTGTTATCCAATGATGAGGATTCAcaaagatatttatttgaagaatCAAAAATTTCTGCATCAAGTATTCTTCATCAATTATCACAGATTATATACCGCTATGAGGATTTATATAAGCATATACCAAAGAGTTTAGAATATCACTTAATGTCAGGATATAATGAATTTACTTCAGATGTTGTTGTTGTACCTCGTGAATGGCAAACGCAAGAAATGAAAGACCAGTATAATGCCAAACTTCAGCAAGAAACACTGCAGAGTGAGGAAGATGTCTCAGACACTGAAGCACCCACAGGTAGAACTAAGTCTCGCATGGGCACTGATCGCTCAAGCAGTGATCTCAAGTCAAACCTGAGAAGAAGTAAAGCTTTGATGGGGTCTATAGAAACTGTCAATGAGTTAGATTTGAAAATGGAGTCAAGGCAGGGTAAAAGGAGTGATAGCAGGATGTCTGCAACTTCAGTGATGCGACAGCACCTGGGAGTTGATACCATGAGTCGCGTTGGCAGCAGGAGAAAAGGatcaa GTGCACATTCTATCAAAAGTT CAACTGTTCTGGGGGGTCCATTGTCCAACTATGCCATGCAGACCATCAACTTCCAGCTCTCCAACTCCGCATTCGAAGATAAAG GTTGGATAATGTTGAAGGGTCGTCAGGAGGAGGTTGATCAAAACCAAATACTGGAGTACTGTGTACAGCGGCTCCAGGAGTCTCTCAAATCCAT AACTGAGCAAACCACCAAGGAAGTGGAGCAGGGGCATGACAAGCCAGTGGTGTTGCGTTACTATGGCGATGCAAAGAAGGAGACGCTACTTAAGTACCGCAAGTCTCCGAGCAAGTCGGGACAGAGTATCGTACACAGGGGAGGCAAACCGAAGATCCCGACCATCGTGGATGAGCGCAATGAGGGGAAGAAACTCATGCATGCCCAGCATATAGATGGCAGTGCTGTGCTCTA CTACCCGTCTGGGCGTCCAGCATTGATTCACAGTGCAGCTGGGTTTGGCCGCCCAGGCTTCTACACAATCGTGTATGAGGATGGGCTGGACTCGCGCATGATCGCTTGCTTTACACCTAGTGGGAGGGGTGTGTGTTACCATGAGAATGGGGTAGTCAG TTTCCTTGCTACAGAGAAGGGTGGCCACCTGGCAGAGGAGAATGGCAAACTGATCAGGAAGTGGACCTGGCCCAAAGCCAACGTCAAAATCACAGAGCCCCTTAGCCTGCAG GTGAATGGCCAAGTATGTTTTCGATGTGTGGGCCAGAGCCAGATGACTGTGTCATTCAGCTGTCAACGAGAAACTGCCCGCTTCAATGTCGGTCATAACCCTGACATCGAGGCTCGGGCCATTGAAGAAGGG GACCAGCTGTTGACAGGTCTCACATTTTCATCTAAGGCTGCTAGGGACCTCATGAGAATTTTTGCACCTAACAAGAAAAGAAAGAAGACTAGAAAG CACACATCAAAGAGCCAGTCGTCAGAGATCCAGAAGCTACTTCAAGATTTCCCAGACAAAGTGTCATATGAACTGGAGGCTGACAAAGACCTCGCCAAGCTACAGAGAAAAGCAAG GATCCTGGTTGATGACTGGATGGAGCACTATCGTCTGGCTGTGGGCCTGATCCCAGCCGAGCTGTTGACCGTACGGGATAGCCCACAACGCTACAGCATCCAGGGGAGGAACACCAAGTCTGCCCGCATGTCTGACCAGGGGCTTCTCATACGCCGGGCCATTTTGGGTGTAGACTCCACGGATTGGGAGGAAACACCCAGGAAAAAAATGAGGATACCCTCTGCACCACTGG CTGGACTGGGTGGTGAGATAGATGAGGATCTTGCTGCCCGGATAGCAtcacagcaacaacaacagcagccgGAGAGCAGCGAGGAGAAAGATGCAGGGTCAGGAGATGGCACCGTCACACCCTCTGCCATGGTCATCATCAACAGGATGGCTGA aACTGCCAGTAGAAGGTCAGCACGGTCAAGAGCTACCAGTGCTCGAACCATGTCCCCGACCAGGCAGCAGACCACACTGACCAATGTTGGAGGCGACTGCGTTCCCTCGGCCACGCCTCAAGGTGGCCGGAGCCACTGTCCGCTGGTCATTCGCCAACAGAAGCTTGGATACGACAGCCCATCCTGTCGCTGTAGCCGCCACTATATTCCCAACATCATGGACATTGAGCTCGATGATTTTGTAGAGAAGGACTGTCCGGAGGAGCAGCTTATCGTCATCATGGTTGTCTCCTCACT TAAAGGTATAAAGGGCCAGCATGGCGAGCAGGTAGATTATAGCTTCTACATGGACCAAAAGGGCCACCCCTACAGGAAGGT ATTCCCAGGGATCACGAAGGCAGAAGAAATGGTGAATGAGATCTACCAAAACCAGAACAGAAACCGCACCCGACCGTGCGTACAGAGCCGGTCCGACATGTTCCGGGTgttcaaatatgatattaacTCCGCAGCAGAGATGTCCAACCATACACAGCCGATACTACTCACACGGCATAATGTGGTGCCCGGCATGTTCTTG ATCTACAGTGAAGGGAAGCTGTTATTCTGTGACCACATATTCAACGGCTATGGGAACACACGCAAGGACTTCAAGAAGCAGATCATGAAGTCGCGCCATGATGCCATACAGGGATTCTCACTGCCCAAGGACTTTAGATTCAG
- the LOC128217895 gene encoding uncharacterized protein LOC128217895 isoform X8, which translates to MGSDLYFFEQCEMRKVPRRYRKLPEELPEKLRFAHLNPKVQALLASKERGAKVDNEDPFGDGLGKKSLLPDINAAFTNVRNQFDSVLSNDEDSQRYLFEESKISASSILHQLSQIIYRYEDLYKHIPKSLEYHLMSGYNEFTSDVVVVPREWQTQEMKDQYNAKLQQETLQSEEDVSDTEAPTGRTKSRMGTDRSSSDLKSNLRRSKALMGSIETVNELDLKMESRQGKRSDSRMSATSVMRQHLGVDTMSRVGSRRKGSKLSFYGRVSRMISKFRTATVLGGPLSNYAMQTINFQLSNSAFEDKGWIMLKGRQEEVDQNQILEYCVQRLQESLKSITEQTTKEVEQGHDKPVVLRYYGDAKKETLLKYRKSPSKSGQSIVHRGGKPKIPTIVDERNEGKKLMHAQHIDGSAVLYYPSGRPALIHSAAGFGRPGFYTIVYEDGLDSRMIACFTPSGRGVCYHENGVVSFLATEKGGHLAEENGKLIRKWTWPKANVKITEPLSLQVNGQVCFRCVGQSQMTVSFSCQRETARFNVGHNPDIEARAIEEGDQLLTGLTFSSKAARDLMRIFAPNKKRKKTRKHTSKSQSSEIQKLLQDFPDKVSYELEADKDLAKLQRKARILVDDWMEHYRLAVGLIPAELLTVRDSPQRYSIQGRNTKSARMSDQGLLIRRAILGVDSTDWEETPRKKMRIPSAPLAGLGGEIDEDLAARIASQQQQQQPESSEEKDAGSGDGTVTPSAMVIINRMAETASRRSARSRATSARTMSPTRQQTTLTNVGGDCVPSATPQGGRSHCPLVIRQQKLGYDSPSCRCSRHYIPNIMDIELDDFVEKDCPEEQLIVIMVVSSLKGIKGQHGEQVDYSFYMDQKGHPYRKVFPGITKAEEMVNEIYQNQNRNRTRPCVQSRSDMFRVFKYDINSAAEMSNHTQPILLTRHNVVPGMFLIYSEGKLLFCDHIFNGYGNTRKDFKKQIMKSRHDAIQGFSLPKDFRFSPSKGRHGLRSGWGGEIGGAGVDEFSSRGTIVDETLQPIHRPTSDSSERSKELHLDAVNEKVDLGPFHREIQVRLRPLMYRSTSKSRLNPRPFLPHIGSSQTAGSTVH; encoded by the exons ATGGGGTCTGACTTGTACTTCTTTGAGCAGTGTGAGATGCGGAAGGTTCCACGTCGATACAGGAAGTTACCGGAGGAGCTGCCAGAAAAGCTGAGATTTGCTCACCTTAATCCCAAAGTACAAGCATTGTTGGCAAGCAAAGAACGTGGTGCAAAAGTTGATAATGAAGATCCATTCGGCGATGGATTGGGAAAGAAGAGTCTTTTACCTGACATAAATGCAGCATTCACTAATGTCAGAAACCAGTTTGATAGTGTGTTATCCAATGATGAGGATTCAcaaagatatttatttgaagaatCAAAAATTTCTGCATCAAGTATTCTTCATCAATTATCACAGATTATATACCGCTATGAGGATTTATATAAGCATATACCAAAGAGTTTAGAATATCACTTAATGTCAGGATATAATGAATTTACTTCAGATGTTGTTGTTGTACCTCGTGAATGGCAAACGCAAGAAATGAAAGACCAGTATAATGCCAAACTTCAGCAAGAAACACTGCAGAGTGAGGAAGATGTCTCAGACACTGAAGCACCCACAGGTAGAACTAAGTCTCGCATGGGCACTGATCGCTCAAGCAGTGATCTCAAGTCAAACCTGAGAAGAAGTAAAGCTTTGATGGGGTCTATAGAAACTGTCAATGAGTTAGATTTGAAAATGGAGTCAAGGCAGGGTAAAAGGAGTGATAGCAGGATGTCTGCAACTTCAGTGATGCGACAGCACCTGGGAGTTGATACCATGAGTCGCGTTGGCAGCAGGAGAAAAGGatcaa AACTGAGTTTCTATGGTAGAGTTTCTCGAATGA TTTCAAAATTTCGTACAG CAACTGTTCTGGGGGGTCCATTGTCCAACTATGCCATGCAGACCATCAACTTCCAGCTCTCCAACTCCGCATTCGAAGATAAAG GTTGGATAATGTTGAAGGGTCGTCAGGAGGAGGTTGATCAAAACCAAATACTGGAGTACTGTGTACAGCGGCTCCAGGAGTCTCTCAAATCCAT AACTGAGCAAACCACCAAGGAAGTGGAGCAGGGGCATGACAAGCCAGTGGTGTTGCGTTACTATGGCGATGCAAAGAAGGAGACGCTACTTAAGTACCGCAAGTCTCCGAGCAAGTCGGGACAGAGTATCGTACACAGGGGAGGCAAACCGAAGATCCCGACCATCGTGGATGAGCGCAATGAGGGGAAGAAACTCATGCATGCCCAGCATATAGATGGCAGTGCTGTGCTCTA CTACCCGTCTGGGCGTCCAGCATTGATTCACAGTGCAGCTGGGTTTGGCCGCCCAGGCTTCTACACAATCGTGTATGAGGATGGGCTGGACTCGCGCATGATCGCTTGCTTTACACCTAGTGGGAGGGGTGTGTGTTACCATGAGAATGGGGTAGTCAG TTTCCTTGCTACAGAGAAGGGTGGCCACCTGGCAGAGGAGAATGGCAAACTGATCAGGAAGTGGACCTGGCCCAAAGCCAACGTCAAAATCACAGAGCCCCTTAGCCTGCAG GTGAATGGCCAAGTATGTTTTCGATGTGTGGGCCAGAGCCAGATGACTGTGTCATTCAGCTGTCAACGAGAAACTGCCCGCTTCAATGTCGGTCATAACCCTGACATCGAGGCTCGGGCCATTGAAGAAGGG GACCAGCTGTTGACAGGTCTCACATTTTCATCTAAGGCTGCTAGGGACCTCATGAGAATTTTTGCACCTAACAAGAAAAGAAAGAAGACTAGAAAG CACACATCAAAGAGCCAGTCGTCAGAGATCCAGAAGCTACTTCAAGATTTCCCAGACAAAGTGTCATATGAACTGGAGGCTGACAAAGACCTCGCCAAGCTACAGAGAAAAGCAAG GATCCTGGTTGATGACTGGATGGAGCACTATCGTCTGGCTGTGGGCCTGATCCCAGCCGAGCTGTTGACCGTACGGGATAGCCCACAACGCTACAGCATCCAGGGGAGGAACACCAAGTCTGCCCGCATGTCTGACCAGGGGCTTCTCATACGCCGGGCCATTTTGGGTGTAGACTCCACGGATTGGGAGGAAACACCCAGGAAAAAAATGAGGATACCCTCTGCACCACTGG CTGGACTGGGTGGTGAGATAGATGAGGATCTTGCTGCCCGGATAGCAtcacagcaacaacaacagcagccgGAGAGCAGCGAGGAGAAAGATGCAGGGTCAGGAGATGGCACCGTCACACCCTCTGCCATGGTCATCATCAACAGGATGGCTGA aACTGCCAGTAGAAGGTCAGCACGGTCAAGAGCTACCAGTGCTCGAACCATGTCCCCGACCAGGCAGCAGACCACACTGACCAATGTTGGAGGCGACTGCGTTCCCTCGGCCACGCCTCAAGGTGGCCGGAGCCACTGTCCGCTGGTCATTCGCCAACAGAAGCTTGGATACGACAGCCCATCCTGTCGCTGTAGCCGCCACTATATTCCCAACATCATGGACATTGAGCTCGATGATTTTGTAGAGAAGGACTGTCCGGAGGAGCAGCTTATCGTCATCATGGTTGTCTCCTCACT TAAAGGTATAAAGGGCCAGCATGGCGAGCAGGTAGATTATAGCTTCTACATGGACCAAAAGGGCCACCCCTACAGGAAGGT ATTCCCAGGGATCACGAAGGCAGAAGAAATGGTGAATGAGATCTACCAAAACCAGAACAGAAACCGCACCCGACCGTGCGTACAGAGCCGGTCCGACATGTTCCGGGTgttcaaatatgatattaacTCCGCAGCAGAGATGTCCAACCATACACAGCCGATACTACTCACACGGCATAATGTGGTGCCCGGCATGTTCTTG ATCTACAGTGAAGGGAAGCTGTTATTCTGTGACCACATATTCAACGGCTATGGGAACACACGCAAGGACTTCAAGAAGCAGATCATGAAGTCGCGCCATGATGCCATACAGGGATTCTCACTGCCCAAGGACTTTAGATTCAG
- the LOC128217895 gene encoding uncharacterized protein LOC128217895 isoform X5 gives MGSDLYFFEQCEMRKVPRRYRKLPEELPEKLRFAHLNPKVQALLASKERGAKVDNEDPFGDGLGKKSLLPDINAAFTNVRNQFDSVLSNDEDSQRYLFEESKISASSILHQLSQIIYRYEDLYKHIPKSLEYHLMSGYNEFTSDVVVVPREWQTQEMKDQYNAKLQQETLQSEEDVSDTEAPTGRTKSRMGTDRSSSDLKSNLRRSKALMGSIETVNELDLKMESRQGKRSDSRMSATSVMRQHLGVDTMSRVGSRRKGSISGPSPSIIRGRRDNDLFSLIAETPDPRSTVLGGPLSNYAMQTINFQLSNSAFEDKGWIMLKGRQEEVDQNQILEYCVQRLQESLKSITEQTTKEVEQGHDKPVVLRYYGDAKKETLLKYRKSPSKSGQSIVHRGGKPKIPTIVDERNEGKKLMHAQHIDGSAVLYYPSGRPALIHSAAGFGRPGFYTIVYEDGLDSRMIACFTPSGRGVCYHENGVVSFLATEKGGHLAEENGKLIRKWTWPKANVKITEPLSLQVNGQVCFRCVGQSQMTVSFSCQRETARFNVGHNPDIEARAIEEGDQLLTGLTFSSKAARDLMRIFAPNKKRKKTRKHTSKSQSSEIQKLLQDFPDKVSYELEADKDLAKLQRKARILVDDWMEHYRLAVGLIPAELLTVRDSPQRYSIQGRNTKSARMSDQGLLIRRAILGVDSTDWEETPRKKMRIPSAPLAGLGGEIDEDLAARIASQQQQQQPESSEEKDAGSGDGTVTPSAMVIINRMAETASRRSARSRATSARTMSPTRQQTTLTNVGGDCVPSATPQGGRSHCPLVIRQQKLGYDSPSCRCSRHYIPNIMDIELDDFVEKDCPEEQLIVIMVVSSLKGIKGQHGEQVDYSFYMDQKGHPYRKVFPGITKAEEMVNEIYQNQNRNRTRPCVQSRSDMFRVFKYDINSAAEMSNHTQPILLTRHNVVPGMFLIYSEGKLLFCDHIFNGYGNTRKDFKKQIMKSRHDAIQGFSLPKDFRFSPSKGRHGLRSGWGGEIGGAGVDEFSSRGTIVDETLQPIHRPTSDSSERSKELHLDAVNEKVDLGPFHREIQVRLRPLMYRSTSKSRLNPRPFLPHIGSSQTAGSTVH, from the exons ATGGGGTCTGACTTGTACTTCTTTGAGCAGTGTGAGATGCGGAAGGTTCCACGTCGATACAGGAAGTTACCGGAGGAGCTGCCAGAAAAGCTGAGATTTGCTCACCTTAATCCCAAAGTACAAGCATTGTTGGCAAGCAAAGAACGTGGTGCAAAAGTTGATAATGAAGATCCATTCGGCGATGGATTGGGAAAGAAGAGTCTTTTACCTGACATAAATGCAGCATTCACTAATGTCAGAAACCAGTTTGATAGTGTGTTATCCAATGATGAGGATTCAcaaagatatttatttgaagaatCAAAAATTTCTGCATCAAGTATTCTTCATCAATTATCACAGATTATATACCGCTATGAGGATTTATATAAGCATATACCAAAGAGTTTAGAATATCACTTAATGTCAGGATATAATGAATTTACTTCAGATGTTGTTGTTGTACCTCGTGAATGGCAAACGCAAGAAATGAAAGACCAGTATAATGCCAAACTTCAGCAAGAAACACTGCAGAGTGAGGAAGATGTCTCAGACACTGAAGCACCCACAGGTAGAACTAAGTCTCGCATGGGCACTGATCGCTCAAGCAGTGATCTCAAGTCAAACCTGAGAAGAAGTAAAGCTTTGATGGGGTCTATAGAAACTGTCAATGAGTTAGATTTGAAAATGGAGTCAAGGCAGGGTAAAAGGAGTGATAGCAGGATGTCTGCAACTTCAGTGATGCGACAGCACCTGGGAGTTGATACCATGAGTCGCGTTGGCAGCAGGAGAAAAGGatcaa TTTCCGGCCCCTCACCAAGCATTATTCGGGGTCGCCGTGACAACGACCTATTTTCTCTGATAGCAGAAACCCCTGATCCGCGAT CAACTGTTCTGGGGGGTCCATTGTCCAACTATGCCATGCAGACCATCAACTTCCAGCTCTCCAACTCCGCATTCGAAGATAAAG GTTGGATAATGTTGAAGGGTCGTCAGGAGGAGGTTGATCAAAACCAAATACTGGAGTACTGTGTACAGCGGCTCCAGGAGTCTCTCAAATCCAT AACTGAGCAAACCACCAAGGAAGTGGAGCAGGGGCATGACAAGCCAGTGGTGTTGCGTTACTATGGCGATGCAAAGAAGGAGACGCTACTTAAGTACCGCAAGTCTCCGAGCAAGTCGGGACAGAGTATCGTACACAGGGGAGGCAAACCGAAGATCCCGACCATCGTGGATGAGCGCAATGAGGGGAAGAAACTCATGCATGCCCAGCATATAGATGGCAGTGCTGTGCTCTA CTACCCGTCTGGGCGTCCAGCATTGATTCACAGTGCAGCTGGGTTTGGCCGCCCAGGCTTCTACACAATCGTGTATGAGGATGGGCTGGACTCGCGCATGATCGCTTGCTTTACACCTAGTGGGAGGGGTGTGTGTTACCATGAGAATGGGGTAGTCAG TTTCCTTGCTACAGAGAAGGGTGGCCACCTGGCAGAGGAGAATGGCAAACTGATCAGGAAGTGGACCTGGCCCAAAGCCAACGTCAAAATCACAGAGCCCCTTAGCCTGCAG GTGAATGGCCAAGTATGTTTTCGATGTGTGGGCCAGAGCCAGATGACTGTGTCATTCAGCTGTCAACGAGAAACTGCCCGCTTCAATGTCGGTCATAACCCTGACATCGAGGCTCGGGCCATTGAAGAAGGG GACCAGCTGTTGACAGGTCTCACATTTTCATCTAAGGCTGCTAGGGACCTCATGAGAATTTTTGCACCTAACAAGAAAAGAAAGAAGACTAGAAAG CACACATCAAAGAGCCAGTCGTCAGAGATCCAGAAGCTACTTCAAGATTTCCCAGACAAAGTGTCATATGAACTGGAGGCTGACAAAGACCTCGCCAAGCTACAGAGAAAAGCAAG GATCCTGGTTGATGACTGGATGGAGCACTATCGTCTGGCTGTGGGCCTGATCCCAGCCGAGCTGTTGACCGTACGGGATAGCCCACAACGCTACAGCATCCAGGGGAGGAACACCAAGTCTGCCCGCATGTCTGACCAGGGGCTTCTCATACGCCGGGCCATTTTGGGTGTAGACTCCACGGATTGGGAGGAAACACCCAGGAAAAAAATGAGGATACCCTCTGCACCACTGG CTGGACTGGGTGGTGAGATAGATGAGGATCTTGCTGCCCGGATAGCAtcacagcaacaacaacagcagccgGAGAGCAGCGAGGAGAAAGATGCAGGGTCAGGAGATGGCACCGTCACACCCTCTGCCATGGTCATCATCAACAGGATGGCTGA aACTGCCAGTAGAAGGTCAGCACGGTCAAGAGCTACCAGTGCTCGAACCATGTCCCCGACCAGGCAGCAGACCACACTGACCAATGTTGGAGGCGACTGCGTTCCCTCGGCCACGCCTCAAGGTGGCCGGAGCCACTGTCCGCTGGTCATTCGCCAACAGAAGCTTGGATACGACAGCCCATCCTGTCGCTGTAGCCGCCACTATATTCCCAACATCATGGACATTGAGCTCGATGATTTTGTAGAGAAGGACTGTCCGGAGGAGCAGCTTATCGTCATCATGGTTGTCTCCTCACT TAAAGGTATAAAGGGCCAGCATGGCGAGCAGGTAGATTATAGCTTCTACATGGACCAAAAGGGCCACCCCTACAGGAAGGT ATTCCCAGGGATCACGAAGGCAGAAGAAATGGTGAATGAGATCTACCAAAACCAGAACAGAAACCGCACCCGACCGTGCGTACAGAGCCGGTCCGACATGTTCCGGGTgttcaaatatgatattaacTCCGCAGCAGAGATGTCCAACCATACACAGCCGATACTACTCACACGGCATAATGTGGTGCCCGGCATGTTCTTG ATCTACAGTGAAGGGAAGCTGTTATTCTGTGACCACATATTCAACGGCTATGGGAACACACGCAAGGACTTCAAGAAGCAGATCATGAAGTCGCGCCATGATGCCATACAGGGATTCTCACTGCCCAAGGACTTTAGATTCAG